The Coffea arabica cultivar ET-39 chromosome 3c, Coffea Arabica ET-39 HiFi, whole genome shotgun sequence genome contains a region encoding:
- the LOC140037756 gene encoding integrin-linked protein kinase 1-like — protein MDLAAQLKRGISRQFSTGSLRRSGKFSFRRQNSMDPRRNNLRFSFGRQSSLDPIRRSPTSEDGLSVPENLDSTMQLLFLACKGDVEGLQDLLDQGVDVNSIDLDGRTALHIAACEGHADVVKLLLSRKANIDARDRWGSTAAADAKYYGNNEVYNVLKARGAKAPKTRKTPMTVSNPREVPEYELNPMDIQIRRSDGISKGSYQVAKWNGTKVSVKILDKDSHSDPEIINAFRHELTLLEKVRHPNVVQFVGAVTQEIPMMILLEYHKGDLGCYLQKKGRLSPSKALRLALDIARGMNYLHECKPDPIIHCDLKPKNILLDCGGLLKVAGFGLIRLSNISPDRAKLLHPEIIDRASLYTAPEIYKDEIFDRTVDVYSYGVMLYEMLEGVPPFHPKPAEEVAKMMCLEGKRPTFKTKRNYPSELRELIEKCWSPESVMRPTFSEVIACMDRIVANCSKNGWWKDTFKLPWI, from the exons ATGGATTTAGCAGCGCAGCTGAAGCGGGGAATATCGAGGCAATTCTCAACTGGGTCGTTGAGAAGAAGCGGGAAATTCAGTTTTCGGCGGCAGAATTCGATGGATCCCAGGCGGAATAATTTGCGCTTCAGTTTCGGACGCCAATCGTCGCTTGATCCGATCAGGAGAAGTCCGACGAGCGAGGACGGCTTGTCTGTGCCGGAGAATTTGGACTCCACAATGCAGCTTTTGTTCTTGGCTTGTAAAGGAGATGTCGAGGGCCTGCAGGATTTGTTGGATCAAGGGGTTGATGTTAACAGTATTGATTTGGATGGCAGGACTGCTCTGCATATTGCTGCTTGCGAAGGACATGCGGATGTTGTCAAGCTTTTGTTGAGTCGAAAGGCTAATATTGATGCCCGTGATCGATGGGGCAGCACG GCCGCAGCAGATGCCAAATACTATGGGAACAATGAAGTTTACAATGTTTTGAAGGCCCGTGGAGCCAAAGCTCCG AAAACCAGAAAGACACCAATGACTGTTTCTAATCCTCGGGAAGTTCCAGAGTATGAGCTCAATCCCATGGATATTCAAATCCGGAGAAGTGATGGTATCTCTAAG GGATCATATCAAGTAGCAAAATGGAATGGCACAAAAGTTTCAGTTAAGATACTTGACAAGGATAGCCATTCAGACCCTGAAATAAT AAATGCTTTCAGACATGAGTTGACGTTGTTAGAAAAGGTTCGGCATCCCAATGTTGTTCAGTTTgttggggctgtcacacaagaAATACCCATGATGATACTTCTAGAGTATCACAAA GGTGATTTAGGTTGCTATCTTCAAAAAAAAGGGCGATTAAGTCCATCCAAAGCTTTGAGACTTGCTCTCGATATTGCCAG GGGCATGAATTATCTTCATGAATGTAAACCAGACCCGATAATTCATTGCGATTTAAAGCCAAA AAATATTTTGCTGGATTGTGGAGGTCTGTTGAAGGTTGCAGGTTTTGGTTTGATCAGATTGTCAAATATTTCACCTGACAGAGCAAAATTGCTGCATCCTGAGATCATTGACCGTGCAA GTTTGTATACTGCGCCAGAGATTTACAAGGATGAAATATTTGATAGAACAGTGGATGTTTACTCCTATGGTGTGATGCTTTATGAG ATGTTGGAGGGAGTGCCACCTTTTCATCCTAAGCCTGCTGAAGAGGTGGCTAAAATGATGTGTTTAGAAGGAAAGAGACCAACTTTCAAGACAAAAAGAAATTATCCTTCAGAGCTAAGAGA gttgattgaaaaatgttggAGTCCAGAATCTGTGATGAGACCAACTTTCTCAGAGGTCATTGCGTGCATGGATAGAATTGTTGCCAACTGCTCAAAAAATGGATGGTGGAAGGACACGTTTAAGCTTCCTTG GATTTAA
- the LOC140037757 gene encoding uncharacterized protein — protein sequence MASRAILRRQKIFSDYLNVSARSILSFQHLGHSQSTPTLESCGFSSLASSCSQFSDCSRDHNEVKVSNEELLKFTASGKLWHRSNGILLSGYGNRNLELISPTGVRLMSHSIRYASTATAKQPNLGSDDEEDEERVSKKRKEASPEECDEAVVGLSTAKAKAKSKRLHESQKVAKSVLQRVWATLLGIGPALRAVASMSREDWAQKLVHWKNEFKSTLQHYWLGTKLLWADVRISSRLLLKLAGGKNLSRRERQQLTRTTADIFRLVPFAVFIIVPFMEFLLPVFLKLFPNMLPSTFQDKMKEEEKLVRRLNARIEYAKFLQDTAKEMAKEVQNSRSGETRKTAVDLDEFLNRVRTGAGVSNEEILGFAKLFNDELTLDNISRPRLVNMCKYMGISPFGTDAYLRFMLRKRLKSIKNDDKLIQAEGVESLSEAELREDCRERGMLGLLSVEEMRQQLRDWLDLSLNHSVPSSLMILSRAFTVSGKVKPEEAVRATLSSLPDEVVDTVGTEDSVSERRRKLEFLEMEEELIKEEEEKEEEELARKKESVGSREDVALKEMTIPTAREAQERARARALDKRDQLCEISRALAVLASASSVSREREAFLRLVNKEIELYNSMVDKEGTEAEVEAMKAYRAARVETEDANEADTDEVSSALIDRVDAMLQNLEKEIDDVDAQIGDHWRVLDRDHDGKVTPEEVAAAAMYLKDTLGKEGVQELISNLSKDRDGKILVEDIVKLGGRAEEDNTAESEGL from the exons ATGGCTTCTAGAGCAATATTGAGGCGGCAGAAGATTTTCTCTGACTATTTGAATGTTTCGGCTCGATCTATTCTAAGTTTTCAACACTTGGGTCACAGCCAATCTACTCCTACTTTGGAGTCTTGTGGTTTTAGCTCTCTAGCAAGTAGTTGTTCTCAGTTTTCAGATTGTTCAAGGGATCATAATGAAGTTAAAGTCAGTAATGAGGAATTATTAAAATTCACAGCATCAGGGAAGCTTTGGCATAGAAGTAATGGAATCTTGCTGTCTGGTTATGGAAATAGAAATTTGGAGCTTATTTCTCCTACGGGAGTGAGGTTGATGTCACATTCAATACGTTATGCTTCTACAGCTACTGCAAAGCAACCTAATTTGGGTAGTGATGATGAAGAGGATGAGGAAAGGGtttcaaaaaagagaaaagaagctTCACCAGAGGAATGCGATGAAGCTGTAGTTGGTTTGAGTACGGCAAAGGCTAAAGCGAAATCAAAGCGGTTGCATGAATCTCAGAAAGTTGCTAAGTCTGTTCTACAAAGAGTTTGGGCCACACTTTTGGGAATTGGCCCGGCTTTGAGAGCTGTGGCTTCAATGAGCAG GGAGGACTGGGCTCAGAAACTTGTTCACTGGAAAAATGAGTTCAAATCAACACTGCAGCATTACTGGTTGGGCACTAAGCTCCTTTGGGCTGATGTGAGGATCAGTTCAAGATTGTTGTTGAAACTTGCAGGTGGGAAGAATCTCTCTAGGAGGGAGAGGCAGCAACTTACACGGACCACTGCTGATATTTTTAGACTTGTTCCTTTTGCTGTTTTTATTATTGTGCCATTCATGGAATTCTTGCTACCTGTATTCCTGAAGCTATTCCCAAATATGTTACCATCAACATTTCAAGACAAGATGAAAGAAGAG GAAAAATTGGTAAGAAGGCTCAATGCGAGAATAGAATATGCAAAATTTCTTCAGGATACTGCCAAAGAAATGGCGAAGGAAGTTCAGAACTCACGTAGTGGAGAAACAAGAAAGACAGCAGTAGATCTTGATGAATTTCTAAACAGG GTCAGAACAGGAGCTGGTGTCTCTAATGAGGAAATCTTGGGTTTTGCGAAGTTGTTCAATGATGAACTCACGTTAGACAATATAAGCAG ACCTCGGCTAGTGAATATGTGCAAGTATATGGGAATCAGTCCTTTTGGGACAGATGCTTATCTGCGTTTTATGCTTCGGAAGAGACTGAAAAG CATAAAGAATGATGATAAATTGATTCAAGCGGAAGGTGTGGAGTCTCTATCAGAGGCTGAACTCCGTGAAGACTGTAGAGAGCGTGGCATGCTAGGACTGCTTTCAGTGGAGGAAATGCGCCAACAG CTTCGTGACTGGTTAGATTTGTCACTCAATCACTCTGTGCCATCTTCACTTATGATCCTTTCAAG AGCTTTTACTGTTTCTGGGAAGGTGAAGCCTGAGGAAGCAGTACGGGCTACATTGTCTTCACTCCCTGATGAAGTTGTGGATACTGTGGGCACAGAAGACTCCGTTTCTGAGAGGAGAAGAAAACTAGAGTTCCTGGAGATGGAAGAGGAGCTCATCAAG gaggaggaagaaaaagaggaagaagagctAGCCAGAAAGAAGGAAAGTGTTGGTAGTCGAGAGGATGTGGCTTTGAAAGAGATGACTATTCCAACAGCTAGGGAAGCACAAGAACGAGCTAGAGCAAGAGCATTAGACAAGCGAGACCAGCTTTGCGAAATTAGTCGTGCATTGGCTGTTTTGGCTTCTGCTTCT TCTGTGAGCAGAGAGCGTGAAGCATTTCTGAGGCTTGTCAATAAAGAG ATCGAACTTTACAACAGCATGGTAGATAAAGAAGGCACAGAGGCTGAAGTAGAGGCAATGAAGGCATATAGAGCTGCTCGTGTTGAAACTGAAGATGCTAATGAAGCTGATACAGACGAGGTTTCATCTGCACTAATTGACAGG GTTGATGCCATGCTACAGAACCTTGAGAAAGAAATTGATGATGTGGATGCACAGATTGGTGATCATTGGCGAGTGCTTGACAG AGATCATGATGGGAAAGTTACTCCGGAGGAGGTGGCAGCTGCAGCGATGTACTTGAAAGATACTTTAGGCAAAGAAGGGGTTCAAGAACTCATTAGCAACCTTTCAAAAGATAGAG ATGGAAAGATTCTTGTCGAAGATATAGTGAAGTTGGGCGGTCGAGCTGAGGAGGATAATACAGCTGAATCTGAAGGACT